A genomic region of Methanosarcina thermophila TM-1 contains the following coding sequences:
- a CDS encoding gamma carbonic anhydrase family protein: protein MIMNFKGKSPKISETAFIAPSADIIGDVEVGGFSSIWFNAVLRGDRNKIKIGNRTSIQDNVVIHANPENGVQIGNEVSVGHGAVLHGCRIEDNVIIGMNSTVLNGAEIGKNSIVGANALIPEGKKFPEKSLIIGVPGKVKRKIETSEIEAIAKNAAEYVEFVREYREEVKARNR, encoded by the coding sequence ATGATAATGAATTTTAAAGGCAAGAGCCCGAAAATTTCAGAAACTGCTTTTATTGCCCCTTCAGCAGACATTATAGGGGATGTTGAAGTCGGGGGCTTTTCAAGCATATGGTTTAATGCCGTGCTTCGTGGAGACAGGAATAAAATAAAAATCGGTAATCGTACAAGTATCCAGGATAATGTGGTAATTCATGCAAACCCTGAGAATGGAGTTCAGATAGGAAATGAGGTAAGTGTCGGGCACGGAGCTGTACTTCACGGGTGCCGAATAGAAGACAATGTGATTATAGGAATGAACTCTACAGTATTAAACGGAGCTGAAATAGGAAAAAACTCCATAGTAGGTGCGAACGCACTTATTCCAGAGGGAAAGAAATTTCCTGAAAAAAGCCTGATTATTGGAGTTCCGGGCAAGGTTAAGAGGAAAATCGAGACATCCGAAATTGAAGCCATAGCAAAAAACGCTGCAGAATATGTTGAGTTTGTCAGGGAGTACAGAGAAGAAGTAAAAGCAAGGAATCGTTGA
- a CDS encoding DUF2795 domain-containing protein yields MQASDTEVQSILGNVKYPANKKQIIEEARKQNISGDTMLTLENIPNREYSSSDDVIHEFEGFQKAVEVFHTRKYPASKQELINEARNLHVRGAILRALEAALTKNTPVPLRYSTNAEPGFRAGNLA; encoded by the coding sequence ATGCAAGCAAGTGATACTGAAGTCCAGAGCATTTTAGGAAATGTGAAATACCCTGCAAATAAGAAGCAAATTATCGAGGAAGCCAGAAAGCAGAATATCAGTGGCGACACAATGCTGACTCTTGAAAACATTCCAAATCGCGAATATTCCAGCTCTGATGATGTCATCCATGAATTCGAAGGCTTTCAAAAAGCTGTAGAGGTTTTCCATACCAGGAAATATCCTGCATCGAAGCAGGAGCTTATCAACGAAGCCAGAAATCTTCATGTCCGTGGCGCAATATTAAGGGCTCTTGAGGCAGCCCTGACAAAGAATACTCCAGTCCCACTGAGGTACTCAACGAATGCAGAGCCAGGCTTCAGAGCAGGAAATCTGGCTTAG
- a CDS encoding tetratricopeptide repeat protein — protein MTEIDKNHEFKQSEKSSLYYEEFPGSGVSESRKNDQEIIDMIGSFMKDEAFSLENESSFTINKILSFLDREIDENQNFTEALLIKGTLLYKTGKYNIAIETFDRALETIPKEIPGENLSLWTESDNINYKYALKLKAFALFRLGKYKEGLDVLNEILAVYPDDMEIQEYKTVISTLENESLIKELNNLPYLYPEKSGTWERGDQQAYEPDKYARALEKLDKSLEINPQDADIWWYRGSALYMLGRYAEALEAFDKSLEINPKNEDVWSFKGSTLYMLGMPEKALKALDKALRKNPNKLETWFNKASIFFELGRYQQALSAVDNALRINANDKSALNLKNSILRKLGKESII, from the coding sequence ATGACTGAGATAGATAAAAATCATGAATTCAAGCAGTCAGAGAAAAGCTCGTTGTACTATGAAGAATTTCCCGGGTCAGGGGTAAGTGAAAGTAGGAAAAATGATCAGGAAATCATTGACATGATCGGGTCTTTTATGAAGGATGAAGCATTCTCGTTAGAAAACGAGAGCAGTTTTACCATTAATAAAATATTATCATTTCTTGACAGAGAAATAGATGAAAACCAGAACTTTACCGAAGCATTGCTGATTAAAGGTACGCTTCTTTACAAAACTGGCAAATATAATATTGCGATAGAAACCTTTGACCGAGCTCTGGAAACTATACCAAAGGAGATCCCCGGGGAAAACTTGTCTCTATGGACAGAAAGTGATAATATAAACTATAAGTATGCACTGAAACTCAAGGCTTTTGCCCTATTCAGGCTTGGAAAATACAAAGAGGGACTGGATGTACTTAATGAGATCCTGGCAGTTTATCCAGATGATATGGAGATTCAGGAATATAAAACTGTAATATCTACACTTGAAAATGAAAGCCTGATTAAAGAGTTGAACAATCTCCCATATCTCTATCCCGAAAAATCCGGTACCTGGGAGCGTGGAGACCAGCAGGCTTATGAACCAGATAAATATGCCAGAGCGCTTGAAAAACTTGATAAGAGCCTTGAGATTAACCCTCAGGATGCGGACATCTGGTGGTATCGGGGCTCTGCACTTTATATGCTTGGCAGGTATGCTGAAGCACTGGAGGCATTTGATAAGTCCCTGGAAATTAATCCTAAAAATGAAGATGTTTGGAGCTTCAAAGGTTCTACCCTTTATATGCTTGGTATGCCTGAAAAAGCCCTAAAAGCACTTGATAAAGCGCTACGAAAGAATCCCAACAAGCTTGAGACCTGGTTTAATAAGGCATCTATCTTTTTTGAACTCGGAAGATACCAGCAAGCACTCTCTGCAGTAGACAACGCCTTAAGAATCAATGCTAACGACAAAAGTGCTTTAAATCTCAAGAATTCTATCCTTCGTAAACTTGGCAAAGAATCAATTATTTGA
- a CDS encoding DNA-directed RNA polymerase subunit D — protein MTMEVDILELSDRSAKFVLSRVSTAFANGIRRAMIADVPTLAIEYVNIYDNTSVLYDEQLALRLSLIPLVTDLEAYVPQAECDVCGGEGCPACEVSLTLSAEGPGVVYSRDLISSDPKIQPADLNIPIVELKKGQKLVLEAIAHMGYGRDSARWQAGIACGYKNVPIINIQNCDACGHCAAECPKGIIQLEESGARVSEEDILKCSLCRLCEQVCDIHAIKIGYDESAFVFTMESDGSYTAKDLALNAANVIKGKAEEILGILNQF, from the coding sequence ATGACGATGGAAGTAGACATTCTGGAGTTATCGGACAGATCTGCAAAATTCGTGCTCTCAAGAGTTAGCACCGCTTTTGCCAACGGCATTCGGCGTGCCATGATCGCAGATGTGCCAACGCTTGCGATCGAGTATGTGAACATTTATGACAATACCTCGGTACTCTATGATGAGCAGCTGGCTCTACGCCTGTCCTTAATCCCGCTTGTAACGGATTTGGAGGCGTATGTGCCACAGGCAGAATGCGATGTCTGCGGAGGAGAAGGCTGTCCTGCCTGCGAGGTTTCCTTAACCCTCAGTGCAGAGGGTCCTGGCGTGGTTTATTCACGGGACCTTATCTCTTCTGACCCGAAGATACAGCCAGCTGATCTAAATATACCGATTGTCGAGCTGAAAAAGGGGCAAAAGCTTGTGCTTGAAGCTATTGCTCACATGGGTTACGGCAGGGACAGCGCTAGATGGCAGGCAGGGATCGCTTGCGGCTACAAGAATGTGCCTATTATCAACATTCAGAATTGTGATGCATGTGGACACTGTGCAGCTGAGTGCCCGAAAGGCATTATACAGCTTGAGGAATCAGGTGCTAGAGTTTCTGAGGAAGATATTCTCAAATGCTCACTTTGCAGGCTCTGTGAGCAGGTCTGTGATATTCATGCGATAAAGATTGGCTACGACGAAAGCGCTTTTGTATTTACAATGGAGTCCGATGGTTCTTATACAGCCAAAGATCTCGCACTTAATGCGGCAAATGTGATCAAAGGCAAAGCCGAAGAAATCCTGGGCATTCTGAACCAGTTCTGA
- a CDS encoding 30S ribosomal protein S11 — protein sequence MADMKWAVAHIKSSFNNTIITVTDITGAETIAKSSGGMIVKAARDESSPYTAMQMASQLADQLRDKGINGIHIKVRAPGGNKQRSPGPGAQAAIRAFARAGIRIGRIEDVTPVPHDGTRPKGGRRV from the coding sequence ATGGCAGACATGAAATGGGCTGTAGCTCACATCAAATCTTCGTTTAACAACACAATTATTACTGTAACCGATATCACAGGGGCTGAGACCATTGCAAAGTCCTCAGGTGGTATGATTGTAAAAGCTGCAAGAGACGAGAGCTCTCCTTATACTGCCATGCAGATGGCAAGCCAGCTTGCTGATCAGCTCAGGGATAAGGGTATCAATGGCATCCATATCAAGGTAAGAGCCCCAGGTGGAAACAAGCAGAGAAGCCCCGGTCCTGGCGCTCAGGCTGCAATCCGAGCTTTTGCAAGAGCAGGAATTCGAATTGGCAGGATTGAAGATGTTACTCCTGTCCCGCATGATGGTACTAGACCGAAAGGCGGAAGACGTGTATAA
- a CDS encoding 30S ribosomal protein S4 encodes MAYPGKKSKSYETPRHPWQEARMASEVQLIKAYGLRNKREVWKAASMLRMYRTEARKLLASAANAQERGLEGHQKTQSEEILSKLIRYGIIKPDAEIDDILSLKTENILERRLQTQVLRLGLARTIIQARQFITHGHIAINGRRATVPGMLVSKEDEMHIGYYGTSPLASESHPERPVQVASALAETTTLKAAAEARQAKERASERGGGKKKKGGRK; translated from the coding sequence ATGGCATATCCAGGTAAGAAAAGTAAAAGTTACGAGACTCCAAGGCACCCCTGGCAGGAAGCCAGGATGGCATCCGAAGTCCAGCTTATAAAGGCATACGGCCTCAGAAATAAGAGAGAAGTCTGGAAAGCAGCCAGTATGCTCAGAATGTACAGGACCGAAGCCAGGAAATTACTTGCAAGCGCTGCAAACGCTCAGGAAAGAGGACTTGAAGGACATCAGAAGACTCAGTCTGAAGAAATTCTTTCAAAACTTATCCGCTATGGTATTATCAAACCGGATGCAGAAATTGACGACATCCTCTCCTTAAAAACTGAAAATATCCTTGAAAGGAGACTCCAGACCCAGGTTCTCCGCCTCGGGCTCGCCAGAACCATTATCCAGGCGCGCCAGTTTATCACTCATGGACACATCGCAATAAACGGCAGAAGAGCTACTGTGCCAGGAATGCTTGTCTCTAAGGAAGATGAGATGCATATAGGATATTATGGGACCTCTCCGCTTGCTAGCGAATCTCACCCTGAAAGACCTGTGCAGGTGGCGTCTGCCCTTGCAGAGACCACAACTTTAAAGGCTGCAGCCGAAGCAAGACAGGCTAAAGAGAGAGCCTCTGAAAGAGGCGGCGGAAAGAAGAAGAAAGGAGGGAGGAAATAA
- a CDS encoding 30S ribosomal protein S13 has protein sequence MLYAFLRREYMVEEKNNEELRHLVRIMNTDLQGAKPVEYALTGIPGIGRRTARLIAKGAGVDPTATLGYLPEEEVAKLDDAIGRIEEIVPSWMLNRRKDLATGQDKHLLGTDILLTFREDINILKKIRAYRGLRHERGLKVRGQRTKSTGRRGATVGVSRKK, from the coding sequence ATGCTGTATGCATTCCTCAGGAGAGAGTATATGGTAGAAGAAAAGAATAATGAAGAATTAAGGCATCTTGTTCGGATTATGAATACCGACCTGCAGGGGGCAAAACCTGTAGAGTACGCCCTTACAGGCATCCCGGGAATAGGGAGGCGCACTGCTAGACTTATTGCAAAGGGCGCAGGGGTAGACCCTACTGCTACACTTGGATATCTGCCAGAAGAAGAAGTGGCAAAACTTGACGATGCAATCGGGAGAATTGAGGAAATCGTTCCTTCCTGGATGTTGAACAGGCGGAAAGATCTGGCAACAGGACAGGATAAGCACCTGCTGGGAACGGACATTTTATTGACCTTCAGGGAAGATATTAACATCCTTAAAAAGATTCGTGCATACAGAGGTCTCAGGCACGAAAGGGGCCTTAAGGTCAGAGGACAGAGGACAAAATCCACTGGTCGCCGCGGAGCAACTGTCGGTGTCAGCAGGAAGAAGTGA
- a CDS encoding RNA-guided pseudouridylation complex pseudouridine synthase subunit Cbf5: MSSAGKLPSEAERILIQKSRAWTNPSYGSYPEKRPILEYIEKGVVNIDKPAGPTSHEVAAWVKAILGVSTAGHAGSLDPKVTGLLPILLGKATKAVPALRLSGKEYICLLKLHKEMPQKRIREVCEEFTGPIYQMPPVKSAVKRVIRIRTIYYLEVLEIEGSSVLFRVGCEAGTYIRKLCHDIGLALGCGGHMQELRRTKAGPFTEETLITLQDLKDAYVFWKEDGDESELRRVIMPMETAVAHLPKIVMRDSAVDAVCSGAALAVPGITSLDANLKKGNLTALFTLKGELVALAKAEMSTEDILKASTGFAATSIRVIMETGTYPKGWVKKGDNV; the protein is encoded by the coding sequence ATGTCATCTGCCGGCAAATTGCCATCCGAAGCTGAAAGAATTCTGATCCAGAAGTCCCGTGCCTGGACGAATCCATCTTATGGTTCCTATCCTGAGAAACGCCCAATCCTCGAATACATTGAGAAAGGCGTTGTAAATATCGATAAACCAGCTGGACCGACAAGCCATGAAGTTGCAGCCTGGGTAAAGGCTATTCTTGGTGTGAGCACGGCAGGGCATGCAGGCTCGCTTGATCCCAAGGTTACGGGGCTTTTGCCTATTTTACTCGGAAAGGCTACAAAGGCAGTCCCTGCTCTGCGCCTTTCAGGAAAGGAATATATCTGCCTTCTGAAGCTTCATAAGGAAATGCCTCAAAAACGGATAAGGGAAGTCTGTGAGGAATTCACGGGACCTATCTACCAGATGCCTCCTGTTAAATCCGCTGTCAAGAGAGTTATCAGGATAAGGACGATTTATTATCTCGAGGTGCTTGAGATTGAAGGCAGTTCAGTGCTCTTTCGCGTAGGCTGCGAAGCCGGGACTTATATCAGGAAACTCTGCCATGATATAGGGCTTGCTCTTGGCTGCGGCGGGCATATGCAGGAACTCAGGAGAACAAAGGCAGGACCTTTTACTGAGGAGACACTTATAACGCTTCAGGATCTGAAAGATGCATACGTATTCTGGAAAGAAGATGGTGACGAGTCTGAACTCCGACGGGTAATCATGCCAATGGAAACCGCTGTAGCCCACCTTCCCAAAATCGTCATGCGGGACAGTGCAGTGGATGCCGTCTGCTCCGGCGCCGCTCTGGCAGTTCCTGGCATCACAAGCCTTGATGCAAACCTTAAAAAAGGGAATCTTACAGCACTATTTACGCTTAAAGGTGAACTCGTTGCCCTTGCAAAAGCTGAAATGAGTACAGAGGATATTCTTAAAGCCTCTACAGGGTTTGCAGCAACCTCGATCCGAGTTATAATGGAAACCGGAACTTACCCGAAAGGTTGGGTTAAAAAAGGAGATAATGTTTAA
- the cmk gene encoding (d)CMP kinase produces the protein MRITVSGLPGSGTTTISRLLAEYYELELISSGEVFRKIAKEKGISLAEFGAMAEKDPSIDLAIDKNQRAVIHSQENLILESRLAGHMAKDVPNVLKIWIKAPLHVRVKRILKREKASSFDEELKKTVEREKSEALRYMNYYNIDISDLSIYDIIIDSEKWNQYQIFDILRTAIDSLMGPE, from the coding sequence ATGCGGATAACAGTTAGTGGGCTTCCTGGAAGTGGGACGACAACAATCTCAAGACTTCTTGCCGAATACTATGAGCTTGAGCTGATCTCCTCAGGTGAGGTTTTCAGGAAAATTGCAAAGGAAAAAGGGATCAGCCTGGCAGAATTCGGAGCTATGGCTGAAAAAGATCCTTCAATTGACCTGGCTATTGATAAGAATCAGAGAGCTGTTATCCACAGTCAGGAAAATCTGATTCTCGAAAGCAGGCTTGCCGGTCACATGGCTAAAGACGTCCCTAATGTGCTCAAAATCTGGATAAAGGCTCCATTACATGTCAGAGTAAAACGTATCCTGAAGCGGGAGAAAGCCTCATCTTTTGATGAAGAGCTTAAAAAAACAGTCGAGAGAGAAAAATCCGAAGCTCTCCGTTATATGAATTATTATAATATTGATATAAGTGACCTTTCGATTTATGATATCATTATTGACTCCGAGAAATGGAACCAGTACCAGATTTTTGACATTCTCAGGACAGCTATCGATTCTCTTATGGGACCAGAATAA
- a CDS encoding DUF106 domain-containing protein, translating into MVSEALKNQIDRFLLALGFSLMIGIMVLGQGFRTAVGEFVGILMNPILALVGEENFHLILFVMAAITAVYASLIQKYTIDWELMRSTQERVKVFQKEFREAQLSQNTYMLKKLDEQRKEMMEDQMKMSKQQFKPMAYISIISLPLFMWAYYYISGHGNATMVFPFWGEQLLTSQAFWVFQHWIYWYFISSLGVSQLIRKALNIGGV; encoded by the coding sequence TTGGTTTCAGAGGCACTAAAAAATCAAATAGACCGGTTTCTGCTGGCTCTAGGTTTTTCCCTTATGATTGGAATTATGGTTCTCGGACAGGGTTTCAGGACAGCTGTCGGGGAATTTGTCGGGATTTTAATGAATCCCATACTTGCTCTGGTCGGAGAGGAGAATTTTCATCTAATTCTTTTTGTAATGGCGGCTATTACTGCTGTTTATGCATCCCTTATCCAGAAGTATACAATTGACTGGGAACTCATGAGGAGTACTCAGGAACGCGTGAAGGTTTTCCAGAAGGAATTCAGGGAGGCACAACTTTCCCAGAATACCTATATGCTGAAAAAACTTGATGAACAGCGTAAGGAAATGATGGAAGATCAGATGAAAATGTCCAAGCAGCAGTTCAAGCCAATGGCTTATATCAGTATCATTTCCCTTCCTCTTTTCATGTGGGCTTATTACTACATTAGCGGGCATGGGAATGCTACTATGGTTTTTCCTTTCTGGGGTGAACAGCTGCTGACTTCTCAGGCTTTCTGGGTCTTCCAGCACTGGATATACTGGTACTTTATCTCTTCTCTAGGGGTTAGCCAGCTTATCAGAAAGGCACTGAATATCGGTGGGGTCTGA
- a CDS encoding sugar-specific transcriptional regulator TrmB has product MTENSIDELVNWVISVDRRLILMDSMKRHTFVRASSIAHEASRSTQNISHALKELESKGLIQCLTPDKTTWKKYTLTSEGKKVLEKLDGTYL; this is encoded by the coding sequence ATGACTGAAAACTCAATCGATGAACTGGTTAACTGGGTTATCAGTGTTGACCGCCGTTTGATTCTTATGGATTCCATGAAAAGGCATACTTTTGTTCGTGCTTCGAGTATTGCCCATGAGGCGAGCCGATCTACACAGAATATCAGCCATGCTTTAAAGGAACTTGAGAGTAAAGGCTTAATCCAGTGTTTAACTCCTGATAAGACCACATGGAAAAAATACACGCTGACAAGTGAAGGAAAAAAAGTTCTGGAAAAACTTGACGGCACGTATCTTTAA
- a CDS encoding adenylate kinase codes for MNIIIFGPPGAGKGTQAKKMVDFYGIPQISTGDILRANVREGTELGLAAKEYMDKGELVPDEVLIGIIKNRLKEKDCEKGFILDGYPRTIPQADALATILDEINKPIDVVLNLEVPDEELVERVSGRLMCGNCGASYHRTFNPPRKEGICDVCGGELFQRDDDKEEAVKNRLTVYKRQTQPLIDYYAKKSLLVSLDGTKGIDEVFEDIKAILAKFA; via the coding sequence ATGAATATAATAATCTTTGGGCCCCCGGGTGCCGGAAAAGGTACCCAGGCCAAAAAAATGGTTGATTTCTACGGAATCCCGCAGATCTCCACAGGGGATATTTTGCGGGCGAATGTTAGGGAAGGAACCGAGCTTGGGCTTGCAGCAAAGGAATATATGGATAAAGGAGAACTTGTTCCTGATGAGGTGCTTATAGGGATTATTAAGAACCGTCTGAAGGAAAAGGATTGTGAAAAAGGCTTCATCCTTGATGGATATCCAAGGACTATACCCCAGGCTGATGCTCTTGCAACCATCCTTGATGAGATCAACAAGCCTATAGATGTTGTCCTCAACCTTGAAGTGCCTGATGAAGAACTTGTCGAGAGAGTAAGCGGCCGTCTTATGTGCGGTAACTGCGGCGCGAGCTATCACAGAACCTTCAACCCACCGAGAAAGGAGGGTATCTGTGATGTTTGCGGCGGTGAACTTTTCCAGCGGGACGATGACAAAGAAGAGGCTGTCAAGAATCGCCTTACTGTTTATAAAAGGCAGACTCAGCCGCTTATTGATTATTACGCAAAAAAGAGTCTCCTGGTATCTCTTGATGGCACCAAAGGCATAGATGAGGTTTTTGAAGATATAAAGGCAATCCTTGCGAAATTTGCATGA
- the secY gene encoding preprotein translocase subunit SecY codes for MTLRDTLEPFFNKLPAVASPEKHVHFKDKLWWTLGVLMLYFALANVPLFGMSQDSVDLFESYRAFFAGASGSLILLGIGPIVTASIVLQLLVGAEIIKLDLSDPRDQAFFQGAQKFLVFVMIVLEALPQLLGGYIQPDPGLASVLGVGLGVITFLLLVQIFIGGALILFMDEVVSKWGIGSGVGLFIVAGISQQIVTGILNWQPDETGLPIGLIPKWVYIAQNVGADYLFSGEGVMFMLIRGGILALLSTVAIFLLVVYVESTRIEIPLAHSAVRGARGRFPVKLIYSSVLPMILVRALQANIQMVGIILSSRGINFLGEFSGSTPLNGIMYYLAPINSPYDWIPSLVRESFASYGVAAPATWQIALHVFIDALFLIGGGIVFALFWIETTGMGAKPTAQKIFNSGMQIPGFRRNIGSIEKVMQRYIPKVTVIGGAFIGILTLVASLLGTIGGAGGTGLLLTVSIVYRLYEDIASEQMMEMHPMIRSFFGEQ; via the coding sequence ATGACTCTCAGGGATACGTTAGAACCGTTTTTTAACAAGTTACCTGCAGTAGCAAGTCCGGAAAAACATGTCCATTTTAAGGATAAGCTCTGGTGGACTCTGGGAGTCCTTATGCTGTACTTTGCTCTGGCAAATGTACCGCTCTTTGGGATGTCCCAGGATTCGGTTGACCTTTTTGAATCTTACCGTGCCTTCTTTGCAGGTGCGTCTGGATCCCTTATTCTTCTAGGTATCGGGCCCATTGTCACGGCTTCGATTGTCCTGCAACTTCTTGTTGGAGCAGAAATTATTAAATTGGACCTGTCGGATCCCAGAGACCAGGCATTCTTCCAGGGAGCTCAGAAGTTCCTTGTGTTTGTTATGATCGTGCTGGAGGCTCTGCCGCAGCTACTTGGTGGGTATATCCAGCCAGATCCAGGGCTTGCTTCTGTTCTTGGTGTAGGCCTGGGAGTAATCACCTTCCTGCTCCTTGTCCAGATCTTTATTGGAGGTGCACTGATCCTATTCATGGATGAGGTGGTTTCTAAGTGGGGTATCGGGTCAGGAGTCGGGCTTTTCATTGTTGCGGGGATCTCCCAGCAGATTGTTACAGGAATATTAAACTGGCAACCTGATGAAACAGGGCTCCCCATAGGGCTGATTCCTAAATGGGTTTACATCGCCCAGAATGTCGGGGCAGATTATCTCTTTTCTGGAGAAGGCGTGATGTTCATGCTGATCAGAGGAGGAATTCTGGCGCTTCTGAGCACGGTTGCTATTTTCCTGCTTGTGGTATATGTTGAGAGTACGAGGATTGAAATCCCTCTCGCTCACAGCGCAGTAAGAGGTGCAAGGGGGCGCTTCCCTGTCAAGCTTATATATTCCTCAGTGCTGCCAATGATCCTTGTCCGCGCTCTTCAAGCTAATATCCAGATGGTAGGGATTATTCTCTCAAGTCGGGGAATTAATTTCCTTGGTGAGTTCAGTGGGTCAACACCGCTTAACGGGATTATGTATTATCTTGCTCCAATAAACAGCCCCTATGACTGGATTCCATCTCTCGTGCGGGAGTCCTTTGCAAGCTATGGGGTTGCTGCGCCTGCTACTTGGCAGATTGCACTTCATGTTTTCATAGATGCGCTTTTCCTTATTGGAGGCGGGATTGTCTTTGCCCTCTTCTGGATAGAGACTACAGGCATGGGTGCAAAGCCTACAGCCCAGAAGATATTTAATTCTGGCATGCAGATCCCAGGCTTCAGGCGGAACATCGGCAGTATTGAAAAGGTCATGCAGCGTTATATCCCGAAAGTAACCGTAATAGGTGGAGCTTTCATAGGAATTCTTACGCTGGTTGCAAGTCTGCTAGGTACCATTGGAGGTGCTGGCGGTACAGGGCTGCTGCTTACTGTGAGTATCGTGTATAGACTGTACGAGGATATAGCATCCGAGCAGATGATGGAAATGCACCCGATGATCCGTTCCTTCTTCGGGGAGCAGTAA
- a CDS encoding uL15m family ribosomal protein — translation MDIKKFRGSRTCGGGTHKNRRGAGNRGGRGKAGGCKHHFVRAILRGYSYGKHGFKRPAEISRDVSIVNVGELDELAPYLAEEGFAEVRDGAYHINLENLGIEKVLGSGRVTKRLVVTSEEFSASAREKIENAGGSCIDAK, via the coding sequence ATGGATATAAAGAAGTTCAGAGGATCCAGGACCTGCGGAGGCGGGACTCACAAAAACAGGCGTGGAGCTGGAAACCGCGGAGGGCGTGGGAAAGCCGGTGGCTGTAAACACCACTTTGTAAGAGCTATCTTAAGGGGATACAGCTACGGAAAGCATGGTTTCAAGCGCCCTGCTGAGATTTCCAGAGATGTCTCCATAGTAAATGTGGGAGAACTTGACGAGCTTGCCCCTTATCTTGCTGAGGAAGGGTTTGCAGAAGTCAGGGATGGAGCATACCACATTAACCTTGAGAACCTCGGAATTGAAAAAGTGCTCGGAAGCGGACGTGTTACGAAGAGACTTGTGGTTACTTCGGAAGAATTCTCCGCATCTGCTCGCGAAAAAATTGAGAATGCCGGCGGAAGTTGCATAGATGCCAAATAA
- a CDS encoding 50S ribosomal protein L30, producing MYAVVRLRGPVNVRYTIEDTMKMLRLHKVNHCVVVPETPHYKGMIQKVKDYVAYGKVDAKTLAEILKKRGRLEGNTRLTEEYIRENTAYDSIQAFAEAVIAGETTLKAVPKLKPVFRLHPPRKGHAGIKRTVQQGGTLGDHGENINALLHKMR from the coding sequence ATGTATGCAGTTGTAAGGTTGAGAGGCCCGGTAAACGTCCGGTATACCATTGAGGATACCATGAAGATGCTTCGCCTGCACAAAGTTAACCACTGTGTGGTTGTGCCCGAGACTCCTCACTACAAAGGTATGATTCAGAAGGTTAAGGATTACGTCGCCTATGGGAAAGTTGACGCAAAAACCCTCGCAGAGATCCTCAAAAAGCGTGGGAGACTCGAAGGCAACACCCGCCTGACCGAGGAATATATACGGGAAAACACAGCCTATGATTCTATTCAGGCATTTGCAGAGGCTGTAATTGCAGGAGAAACTACCCTTAAGGCTGTTCCCAAGCTGAAACCTGTTTTCAGGCTTCACCCTCCAAGAAAAGGGCATGCTGGGATTAAAAGGACCGTACAGCAGGGCGGCACGCTCGGAGATCATGGTGAGAATATCAATGCGCTCCTGCACAAAATGAGATAA